One genomic segment of Microcella indica includes these proteins:
- the thiL gene encoding thiamine-phosphate kinase, which translates to MSEAESSGPDGDGAGVEGTRAAAEPGGGDDSKHTLDTLGSVGELDALARIIPRLPPSEATMLGPGDDAAVLAAPDGLYVVTTDMMIHGPDFRLAWSSMRDLGFKAAATNLSDVAAMGARPTALVVALAAPAETPVSDLEALADGLREACAELAPGCGVVGGDLSVSPTLTIAVTAFGDLEGREPVRRDGARVGDVVAVSGPLGAAAEGLALLFERAVDDDGVPDARAAARLRSEHPVAVAAQLTPHPPIADGVAAALAGATSMLDLSDGLALDARRIARASGVSLDLDAAAVCMAAGVDASRLPHVIVGGEDHSLLATFPPATGPGQSLPGGFRVIGRVVEAGAEGPALLVGGRVFAARGGWDSFDEWSGGVG; encoded by the coding sequence ATGAGCGAAGCCGAGTCGAGCGGGCCCGACGGCGACGGCGCCGGCGTCGAGGGCACCCGGGCAGCCGCAGAACCGGGCGGCGGAGACGACTCGAAGCACACCCTCGACACTCTCGGCTCCGTCGGTGAGCTCGATGCCCTCGCCCGCATTATCCCGCGCCTGCCGCCGAGCGAGGCGACCATGCTGGGCCCGGGCGACGACGCAGCCGTGCTCGCGGCGCCCGACGGTCTCTACGTCGTGACGACCGACATGATGATCCACGGCCCCGACTTCCGCCTCGCGTGGTCGAGCATGCGCGATCTGGGGTTCAAGGCCGCGGCGACGAACCTGAGCGACGTCGCCGCGATGGGCGCGCGACCGACGGCTCTCGTCGTGGCGCTCGCGGCACCGGCCGAGACGCCCGTGAGCGACCTTGAGGCCCTCGCGGACGGCTTGCGGGAAGCGTGCGCCGAGCTCGCTCCGGGCTGCGGAGTCGTCGGGGGAGACCTGAGCGTCTCACCCACCCTCACGATCGCCGTGACGGCGTTCGGCGACCTCGAAGGGCGTGAGCCGGTGCGGCGCGACGGCGCGCGCGTGGGCGACGTGGTCGCGGTCTCCGGCCCGCTCGGTGCGGCCGCAGAGGGTCTGGCCCTGCTGTTCGAGCGCGCGGTCGATGACGACGGCGTGCCGGATGCTCGGGCCGCCGCTCGACTGCGCTCCGAGCATCCCGTCGCCGTAGCCGCCCAGCTCACGCCGCACCCGCCGATCGCGGACGGCGTCGCCGCCGCGCTCGCGGGAGCCACCTCGATGCTCGACCTGAGCGACGGCCTCGCCCTCGACGCGCGGCGGATTGCGCGCGCGAGCGGCGTGAGCCTCGACCTCGATGCGGCTGCCGTGTGCATGGCGGCGGGGGTGGATGCTTCCCGGCTGCCGCACGTGATCGTGGGCGGGGAGGATCACTCGCTGCTCGCGACGTTCCCGCCCGCGACGGGCCCGGGCCAGTCGCTGCCGGGCGGGTTCCGGGTGATCGGCCGCGTCGTCGAGGCGGGCGCAGAGGGCCCTGCCCTGCTCGTCGGGGGCCGGGTCTTCGCCGCGCGCGGCGGGTGGGACTCGTTCGACGAGTGGAGCGGCGGCGTCGGCTGA
- a CDS encoding WhiB family transcriptional regulator encodes MDWRDKAACLTADPELFFPVGNTGPAVDQIEKAKTVCGRCSVTETCLQYALETNQDSGVWGGLSEDERRALKRRAARARRAS; translated from the coding sequence ATGGATTGGCGCGACAAAGCAGCCTGCCTCACCGCTGACCCGGAGCTCTTCTTCCCGGTCGGCAACACTGGTCCCGCCGTGGACCAGATCGAGAAGGCCAAGACCGTCTGCGGTCGATGCTCGGTGACCGAGACCTGCCTGCAGTACGCGCTCGAGACCAACCAGGACTCCGGCGTGTGGGGCGGCCTCAGCGAAGACGAGCGCCGCGCCCTCAAGCGCCGCGCCGCCCGCGCGCGCCGCGCCTCCTAG
- the bcp gene encoding thioredoxin-dependent thiol peroxidase — translation MASTRLEAGTAAPAFTLPDKDGTPVSLGDYAGQKVVLYFYPAASTPGCTTQACDFRDNLASLASAGYQVLGISKDSGDALQTFADEQNLTFPLLSDPDLTVHNAYAAYGEKSMYGKTVTGVIRSTFVIDEQGVLEHALYNVKATGHVASLRKKLGLD, via the coding sequence ATGGCCAGCACGCGCCTCGAAGCCGGAACCGCCGCCCCCGCCTTCACCTTGCCCGACAAGGACGGCACGCCCGTCTCGCTCGGCGACTACGCCGGCCAGAAGGTCGTGCTCTACTTCTACCCCGCCGCCTCGACGCCCGGCTGCACGACGCAGGCGTGCGACTTCCGCGACAACCTCGCCTCCCTCGCGAGCGCCGGCTACCAGGTGCTCGGCATCTCCAAGGACTCCGGGGATGCTCTGCAGACGTTCGCCGACGAGCAGAACCTGACCTTCCCCCTGCTGAGCGACCCCGATCTCACGGTGCACAACGCCTACGCGGCGTACGGCGAGAAGTCGATGTACGGCAAGACCGTGACGGGAGTCATTCGCTCGACCTTCGTGATCGACGAGCAGGGCGTGCTCGAGCACGCGCTCTACAACGTCAAGGCGACCGGCCACGTCGCGAGCCTGCGCAAGAAGCTCGGGCTCGACTGA
- a CDS encoding TetR/AcrR family transcriptional regulator: MTLHDELRAIALAEFATSGYAATSLQRIADLAGTSKASVLYHFASKELLLADIVSPAVDDLDRLLDSIDTASGLRHADFVESFVDLLLRHREVVPLVINQGATLDDVPVMHRATEIMRRVAELFRLASGSTMEKLRFGVAFGGVAYTLAAAERLGLSGEIDVDDLRGALLVILHELLVPSEQSLAPASLADPTPKD; this comes from the coding sequence GTGACTCTCCATGACGAACTGCGCGCGATCGCGCTTGCCGAATTCGCGACCTCCGGGTACGCCGCGACCTCACTGCAGCGCATCGCCGACCTCGCGGGCACATCGAAGGCGAGCGTGCTCTACCACTTCGCGTCGAAAGAGCTGCTGCTCGCCGACATCGTGAGCCCCGCCGTCGATGACCTCGATCGCCTGCTCGACTCGATCGACACCGCGAGCGGGCTACGCCACGCCGACTTCGTCGAGAGCTTCGTCGACCTCCTGCTGCGGCACCGCGAGGTTGTTCCCCTCGTCATCAACCAGGGCGCGACCCTCGATGACGTTCCCGTCATGCACCGCGCGACCGAGATCATGCGCCGCGTCGCCGAACTCTTCCGGCTCGCGAGCGGCTCGACCATGGAGAAGCTGCGCTTCGGCGTCGCATTCGGCGGAGTCGCCTACACGCTCGCGGCCGCCGAGCGCCTCGGCCTCAGCGGCGAGATCGACGTCGACGACCTGCGCGGCGCACTCCTGGTCATCCTGCACGAACTGCTCGTGCCCTCCGAGCAGTCGCTTGCCCCCGCCTCCCTCGCCGACCCGACCCCCAAGGACTGA